A single window of Solanum dulcamara chromosome 5, daSolDulc1.2, whole genome shotgun sequence DNA harbors:
- the LOC129888313 gene encoding 17.3 kDa class II heat shock protein-like encodes MDFRLVDIDNIPLFHTLQHMMEVAGDDSEKSVNAPSRIYVRDAKAMAATPADVKEYPNSYVFVVDMPGLKSGDIKVQVEEDNVLLISGERKREEEKEGAKYIRMERRIGKFMRKFTLPENANTDAISAVCQDGVLTVTVQKLPPPEPKKPITIEVKVA; translated from the coding sequence TCAGGTTGGTGGATATCGATAACATACCACTCTTCCACACTCTTCAGCATATGATGGAAGTTGCCGGTGACGATTCCGAAAAGTCTGTCAATGCCCCATCAAGGATCTATGTTCGTGACGCCAAGGCCATGGCTGCGACGCCAGCGGATGTGAAGGAGTATCCTAATTCGTATGTTTTCGTTGTGGATATGCCAGGGTTGAAATCTGGAGATATCAAAGTGCAGGTGGAAGAAGACAATGTGCTGTTGATTAGTGGAGAAAGGAAGagggaagaagagaaagaaggtgcAAAGTATATCAGAATGGAGAGAAGGATTGGGAAATTCATGAGGAAGTTTACCCTGCCGGAGAATGCGAATACTGATGCAATTTCTGCTGTTTGTCAAGATGGGGTTTTGACCGTCACTGTTCAAAAGTTGCCTCCTCCTGAGCCAAAGAAACCCATAACAATAGAGGTTAAAGTTGCCTGA